TGTGAAATAGCAAACCAGGAACTGAGTTTGTTGTCTCTATCTAGTTTGGTTTTCTTGGTTAAGCACTGACTGTTTCAGCTGGTTTTATAGGTGTTGTCGTGGAAGCAAAACCTCAACTAGTAGGTATCCATGAGAGAGTAAGAAACGATATCGATGCACCACCACCATCTTCAGAGAATGGTGAGAAGCGGATATCTACTGCAACCAATCCTAATGCAGAAGAAGCTGCAGATCTCTTAAGGTATAAACTAAGTCTCTTCATCATATTCTTTCCTATTATCACATACGAGCTTCATTAGTGTTTTCTTTTCATGACTTTAGGATGTGTCTGCAATGTGGAGTGCCGAAAACATATACAAGCGCAAGAGGGATGGTATGCCCGGTTTGTGGTGACCGGCCGTTACCGGACTCGGACGCCAAGAAGAGAGGCTCTGCGATCAAAGATAAAGAGAAGAGCAAAAGAATGAGAGGACAATCCTCTCACGCTTCTTGGAAAAGTGAAACCGAGATGCAACTAAGGCAACATTTCGATTAGTATGCTTCAGAACCTTCTTCTCCTTTTTTACTACATTGTTTCTCCATCCAAATCCAGTTTCTGTAACGCAACTTGTAACACAAAAAGATCATCTACAAAGTTATTGATGTTAAGAGAAATACACAATTTTTTTTTAAGAACTCTAAAATTAGAGACTTGCAATGGAGGATATAAAAGTAGAAATTTCTTGACAAAGTCTCTTAGCCTAATAAACTCCTTAAATACTAATAAAAAATAGTTAAGAAACCTTTAATGGGTATCATAAAAATAGTTAAGAAACCTTTAATGGGTATCATGAATAATGATGCTCTAAAAAGTACATGCTCGTCGTCATCGACACCCTTCGTCCTCCTTATACTGTACCTCTGTCAAATCATTTATGCTTTGGGGTCCCTTATACAAGAGCTCTCACATATAATCACATGAAAATATACTGTTTACCTTGTCCTTTTCTTTGGATTTTGTAGTTACAAGGACATCATTATTGGTAAAAAGGTCATTAGAATATCTTCACTGCTGTAATAACAATATTTTTAATTTTGAATTATTTTTTCTTAATTATTTAAATAATATACAATAATTGTATATCTATATATTTGGATTTAAATTTAGATTACGGTTTAGGATTTAGCATTTAAGGATCAATGTATGATTATGATTAATAATTTAGGGTAATATAGTTTTTTATCGGTTAATGAATGTTATTTTAAAAAGAAATTAGAGTTTGAACATGCACGTCCGTGCGGATATTTTTTTTTTTTTATAAATGTACAACTTTGATATTATCCTAAACGTTTTAAATATATGATTTACATTTTAGTGTTATATGTGATCTAATATGTTAGTCCACATGTGAGTAAAATCTGTTTAATTAAAATCACGTATTATAGCACTTATATATATATATGAAAATATTTATATAGCACTTACAAATCGTAAATTCATTTTAATAGTAAAAATCGAAGCAATGTTGCTGTATATTAGGCTTTGGAAAGTTTAAATGCTAGAATAAATAAGAAACAATTAAATACAATAAAATGTTGATAGGTTTTAAATGAAAATAAATGGTGAAAGTTTTAAGAATGTATAGTAGTTAGGATGAAACTAATTAATGTTGTTAGCCATAAAAATAGGAGTGAGACATTTGAAATATTGAAACTAAGTTAAGGGAACTTCAAAAATATTTTATTAATATCTATTTCTAATGAAATATGAACAGGTCCAAAACTTAAATAAAAACATTTATAAGTAGATAAAAAATCGATATTATTAAAAGAGAAGCACTCATTTGAAAATGTTCTTACTTCATTAATTAAACTCCCTATTTTTTTTTTCTTGTCTTTTTCAGTTGCATTTATGAAATATCCTAAAACGAATAAAACTGCCTAATTTATTACTTGTCTTTTCAGTTACATTAATGAAATATGCTTAAATGAATTTAAACTTCTTATTTTATTGTTTGTCTTTTTCAGTTACCTTAATGAAATATCCTTAAATAAATTTGAAAATAATGTCATTTAATCAACCAAAAAAACTCATGAGNNNNNNNNNNNNNNNNNNNNNNNNNNNNNNNNNNNNNNNNNNNNNNNNNNNNNNNNNNNNNNNNNNNNNNNNNNNNNNNNNNNNNNNNNNNNNNNNNNNNNNNNNNNNNNNNNNNNNNNATAACTCATTTGTCATTTGATAAATTGTTAGAAAGAAAATTTTAGCATAATATAACTCAGTTGTCATTTGCTAAATTTATGGTTTTTATTTATATTTTTTATTATTTAATTATAATATTTTCATTTTATATTTGAAAGATAAATGAATTTTCTTTCAAACAATATTTTTGTAAATGTATTTTTTAAAAATAATCAATTAAAATTGTTATTATCATTGAATATCATTATTTTTGACATAATTTGAGTTTTTGTTTACATCAAAACTTATCATATTTTAGGATAATTTTAATTTAAAATATAATTTTCATATTTTTCAAACAAATTCGAAAAATATCTTTTAAATATTTTGTTATAATTGTTAAAAAAATATTTAGTTACATTTCAAATAAAAAGGTAAAGATATTAAAAATATTCTAATTAAAATATGTAAAATTTAATATAGTTTTAAGGAAATGGTCAAAATAAAAAAAATTACACATAAAATAATCATGATTTTTGTTAACTGGGTGGATCATTATTTATATGATATCGCATATGAAAAGAAAATTTTTGTTTTTAAAATTATCTAATTAACTCTATACTCATTTTTTTATATTTTTATATGATATCACACATTCGTAAAAAATAGATAGTTTAAGATGCAAAAAAAAAAAATTTAGTTAATGAATATAATATGAATAAATATTACAAATACATCATTTAATAAAATAAATAATTAAAAACTGAAAATTCATATCCGCGCTGGCGCGCGGGTCAGGGTCTAGTATGACTTTAAATTAATAGAATAGATAATATTTATATGTCATTGATAAAAGCTAAAAAAATGTTATTAGTGGATTTCCCATGTAAAAAACACACACCCATTTTACAATAGTTACAATAAGCCAAAAAAAAACTGGCACGATAAGGAAAAAAACACACCCCTAAATAAGCCATGCCCATTTGCTTTTACCATCAACTAGGTAAGTACAGTGTCCCCAACTGTATGAAGTAACAAATAACGAGATTTTCATATGAGTTACATTTCGGATTCTCTCATCTATCAATGAGAGCGACACATCGTAGATAACGTTTTCTTTCTAGCTAAAATACAAAAACGAAATTATTGAGTTCTCAAAGCTTCTCTCCTCTCTTCCTCCGCGCCCATCTCAGCTTTGCTTCCTCCGGTGAGGCGTTTAAAATGGCGGCAGCCTTACCTTTATCTCCGGTTAGCCATCAGTTATGTCGGATAAGCAACAGGTTCTGGTATAACGCTATGACTCCCCGGTTCTGTTCGCCAGTTTCTTCGCCCTGTTACATCGGCGTGAAAGGAATCGGCTCGTCGAGTCAGTTACGGGCTCGCCACCCTCTGATCTCTTCAGCGGCTTCGACTGATTATCTGTTGCATGACGTCGGAGCCACGGTGGCAGTTCTTAGTGGAGCCTACGCGCTTGTCTTACTCTTCGAGAGTCTCACGAAGCGAGACGTGATTCCACAGGTCTCTCTTTTTAATCGTCTTCGATTTACTACTTTATTATTTTCTTGTTCTTGACCAAATTTATGGGACTTAAAACAATTTCAGATTTAAAACTAAATGATCAATAATTTTTTTTTAATAAGATTCGGAGCTGAATGATTTATACAATATATTCATTTTAATTTTGAGGACCAAAACTAATGTTTCATTTCGTTATCTTCATTACCGGGTTTTGCAAGCATTGAAGTTTATCACATAGTGGTGTTACAAAATTGATGTAGTAAGAACAACACTAAACTTTTTTTGTTATTTTCTTGGTAAACAATGATACCTAATGAGAAGAAACAATAGATTTTTATTCTCTAATAACTTTTCTATAAGTCTTGAAATGTTTTGGATTGAACAGAGATTGAGCAGAAAGCTTGTGCATATACTCTCAGGTCTGCTTTTCGCGCTCTCGTGGCCAATCTTCAGGTATTCCTTTGCAGCAAATGAAACCTCTCTAAACCCTTTAAAACTTCAGCATGATTGCTTTTTTTCTTTCATGTTTAATTAAGTTTAGCGCATCAACGGAGGCTCGATACTTTGCTGCTTTTGTTCCTTTAGTGAATGGCCTAAGGCTTGTTGTCAACGGTTTGTCCGTCTCCCCTAACTCCACGCTAATCCAATCCGTAACTAGGGAAGGAAGACCAGAGTAAGTTGTTCTTTTTTTCTTTCTCGAGCTCTGATGATAATTTCAACAATCTCATGACACACTTGTTGGTTTTTTCAAACCAACCCGGTCATTCCAGAGAGTTGCTTAAAGGTCCATTGTTCTACGTTCTAGCCCTTCTAGTTGCTGCAGTTTTCTTCTGGAGAGATTCTCCTACCGGTATGACATCGCTGGCAATGATGTGTGGTGGCGACGGTAACATTTCTTATCTTTTGTAAATCTCTTTTTGGGGTGAAGAATCCATAATCATCATAGTTATAACAAAACTTAATGTACCAAAATACTAGAAACTTTAAACTAATTCAAATATGATGATTATTAATAAATAATAATTATTATACATTTTTGTCAACTATAAATAGCTATCAATTATAACTTTGTTAACTATATACACACACATAAATATATTAAGTTATAATGCGAAAATGTATAATTTGTAGGAATAGCTGATATCATGGGACGTAAGTATGGATCATACAAGATACCTTACAACCCAAGAAAGAGCTTGGCGGGAAGCATCTCCATGTTCATATTCGGCTTCTTCATCTCCATCGGGTAAAAAAAACATCAAACCCACAATTAACGAATCATTCATTCATAACGTATCTTCTTGATGAACAACTCTTTTTCCTACTAAACCAAAACGTTATTTCTTTTGTAACAATATGCAGATTACTTTACTATTACTCAAGCCTAGGGTATCTTCACATGAACTGGGAAACAACCTTTACGAGAGTCGCGATTGTCTCATTGGTCGCTACGTTGGTGGAGTCACTACCCATCACCGATCAAATAGACGACAACGTTTCGGTTCCTCTGGCTACTATTTTGGCTGCTTACCTAAGTTTTGGATATTAGACTCATCCCTCATAAACTGTATAAGTTGTATTTGTATGAATACGACCTGGGAATGCAGCTACGAATATGCTACCAGTTGTATATATTTTGCTGTTACTGCTCAAAGATTCATAACTAATACTACGATTTCGGGTTAAAAGTGTTCGATGCATAGGAAAAAACAAAATGGACCATATAAGAATCATAGGACAATACTAATAATATGAATTTTCTAGAAAAAATAGTATTAAAAACAGTTGGTAACTGATACATTGTTGACAATTTACCTTAACAAATACAATGCCTATAATTAGAAAATATTTTCATAAGTGCATGAGTTTTTATGGTCGAAAGTGCATGAAATATTTTCATAAGTGCATGACCATAACTGATAGCAGATACCGCTTCTATTCTCAGCTTTGTCATGAAAGCTGAGTAAGAGTGGTGCTGCAAATGGGGAGACATTGTTTGAAGGTTTTGACTTGTCAAAAAAGCTGGAGGAAGGAGTGGACATGATGACTATGGTGGATTTACATGTTTGGGAGTATTTTGCAAATATGGAAGATCAAGATTTGATACTACCAGCTGGACACGTTTCGATGATGATGAACCCGGTGATATCTCAGTCTGCTCAAGTCTGATTTCCTCCATCTGATGACCTTTTTCCAGCTGAGGAACCAAACCCAAAGAGGCAAAAGTTTGACAAGTCTTCTTCCACCAGTCCCGGTAATGTCTTAGTTTTCTCTCTTCTTATGTTTTGGTTCGTTCTATCTAATGAACAGCCACATAATTTCCAGGGTTCACACACAGGCAGAGTTTCGGGACCAAATGGCAATGATGATCAAGTCATTTAATAAGATGGGAGAAAGAGATGGAGAATGCTTTACATGAGAAATGGTTTTCATTCTCTCTAATCTTTTTTTTTTTTTAAATAAATTGGTGGCCAAACACTAAACTGCATGTGTACTCGACTTTGTTTCTTCAAATAGTTCAAAAAAATGTATTCCAAAGATTAAAGATGCATATTACAAAACAACTTCAAAAAAGAAGAAGACATGTTTGATTTTTCTAGGCATTGCTCTCTTTGACAGCAAGAGGTTCATACCATTGAGGGCCAAAACCAGCAGCTTTTCTTGCTTCGGCATTAAAAGGTGGTTTCAACGGTCCTCTGAAATGCTCTCTTACTACCGAATGAAACTTTTGGATTATCTCTTCAAGGATATCATCTGCTTCTACGCTATTGACGGTAACTTCAGGATTCTTGGACAGTGCACATAGATACTTGAACCATTTTACTCCAGCTGCACAGTGAGTGATTTCTTCAGGGTACACAACTCTCTCCAGTAAATCTGCTGTCTCGTTATCTCCTCCGTTCCTAAACCTCGATATCGTCGTGGGCAATACATCTAGCCCCCTAGCCTGCAAGTAGTACCAAAGAAACACCTCTAAAGACTATTCTTCACTGTCTAAGGAGCTAATGACACAATACTCTAATGAAACTTCACCTCGTGAACGCAATGCTCTATAGCCAAGCGAGCCAAGAGATCATGAGAAGTGGCGGTTGCAGAGTCCCAAAGACCGTCATGGGCAGGGAATGCACCGTAACGAGAACCAATCTCCTCAAGCCGAGCTGCAAGCAGCGTGAAGTGACGGCCTTCGTCCTGAGCTACACGAACAAAGTCCGTAAAGAACTCTCTCGGCATCTTCTCTTGCTTGCCAAAACGAGCAATTATATCCTAAGCATCAACGACAAACCCAAGTTTTCAGACAGGTAACCAACTCCATTACACAAAGCTGTCGAAAATCAAGAAACTACTGTTCAATGGTTTTAGACCTAAAAGAAGGCTTACCCATGATAAGTCAACAGCCCAGCTTTCGATATGAACAAGACTGTGAACAATCGCTTGCCTGCTCTGCAAGCTACCAGCTTTCCCCAGCTTTGGCATCAGACTCGGAGACACCAGTTTTACCTACAAGATTTTAGGTTTTCGTCTCAAGCAAATTCATAAACTAAACATAGACACGAGAAGGGGAAGGAGACAAGTACGTTGGTGAGACGAGCTGGCCTGTCCATGACGGGGAGATCGACGGTGGGATCGTACGGTTCGGAGATAGCGCCTTGGAGCCATTTAACGGCAATCGAATCTCCAAGCCGAGCTTTTTCGTACGGGTTGGCTGTGTTCAGAACTCTAATCGCCGATTCAATTAGGGTTTCGCTATCCATTCTCTCTCTCTCTTTCCTCGTTTGGTTTTGCCGGCACGTGATGTAATTAAATTCTTATATGTTTAAACTAAATTCCACTCGCGAACGCAGAGAGTGGGTTACACGGCCTTTAAATGACGTATATTCCAAGCGCGTGAGTTTGTTTGGTTTTCTATACTTGATTTTAAAGTCAAAGTTAGGCATACCTGAAAGAGCAGATCACTGTAATAAATACTTCATTGTCTGTCGGATTAGACCAGATAATTAATTAGTAGCACTATTATATTGTTAAGCATATTAATATATGTGTTATGTATATATAATATGACGTATAAGTAATTGTGAGATTCACAATTTTTGTGGAATTCCATAGGTAAGGATTTTTAAAAAAAGGTTTTAAGAATCTCCAGCTGGCCAACAATTCAGTTACATATCAATATATCATGCATTCATAAAACTTGTAAAATCGCAATCAACTTATACATCTAAGAACTTTGGTTCCAAAACTTTGACAAACACATCACATACGAATCAAATGAAACGGAAAGAGAAGAGAACATCAAGCACAAGTTGACACTAAAGTTTGAAATCAAGAATTCTTTTGTATTACCTACATAACCAAAAACAACAGTGGGCACATACGTATATGCAGTAGTATGTAACTCAACCACAATAAAATCATAAAACAATATACAAATGCATCATCATCCTACTACAAACAAGTCAGAATTTGCAATCCACGAAGCAGAGTGTACTAAAGGGGATAAGATAATAAAGAGACGTGCAGATCATAATACCTCTCTCGTGGTAATCGAGCAATGTAACAGCTTTTCTTCCTCTGGTTTGGTTCAAGCTGCATTGGATAACCGGGCGTGACCACGGTTCTGTTTCCCGTGGGGTGAGTTCCAGTGCCGGTTCGGGTCAAAGAGGTAGTAAACATGTAGTCTTGGAGATCTTCAGTAGTTATCTGTGTCCATGCATTTCTCAAGGGTTATACTATCACTGGCACACTCTTGAAGAGCCTTGGCGTTAAGTTCTCTGCCAAATCTCCAGACATAGTTGAGTCCCACAAGAAGCTCCGTTATAATAGCTTCTGTCTTCTGCTGGTTCGCAAAGGAAAGAGTCTGCGCAAGAACTATGTGTGTCCTCGAAACCAAGCTTTGGTGCTCGTAACTCCTCTCTGACTGCCATTTTATCATGTTGTGAGCTAACGGACCCAACCACTCCAAGATACCCGCCATTGCCTCTGTCCATTCCTTCGCTAGTCCTGGATCATAAACCGTGGCGGAACTCAAGCTTTTCGAGTAAGGCTTTAGCCTTTCTCTCAGCGATGCTCTCACGCTCGCCGGTAACATGTTGTAAAGATCGTCTCTCGCATCGTCCCCTATCAAGTGAGGAGACGCAACAAATCTCTCTATCACGATGATGACGTTAGCATAGTGTAACGCTAAGCAAGCTGCACCGAGGGTATTAGGAGCAGCATCTGACAACTTTGGTGGTCGGGATTCAACATGGACAGAGTTAGGAATATGGTTCCTAGCTCCATTCCGGGTTGTCCTAGTGCTGAGTGGAGTAATACCGTCTTGAGACACCATGCAGCCTTTAAACGGGCCAACCTGTGTTAACCGGTTTGGTTTCATTTGCTTCTTCTCTGAGGAAACCGAAGGCCTTTCCGGGGTCTGGTCCATCTTCTTGTTGTGTTTCCCCATTCCAATAAGCGGTCCTGACTTGGAAGTGATCTTTCCAAGAGGACCCGAGTAAAACTTGAAACGTTTGTTCTTTTCCGCAACAAGAGGACCTGACACAGGGGACTGTGTGCCGAGAGTATCCGAAAGGAAATCACTCATCTTCGCGGACCTTGCAGGAACCGGACCGGTGAA
The DNA window shown above is from Brassica oleracea var. oleracea cultivar TO1000 chromosome C3, BOL, whole genome shotgun sequence and carries:
- the LOC106329259 gene encoding phytol kinase 1, chloroplastic-like, with product MAAALPLSPVSHQLCRISNRFWYNAMTPRFCSPVSSPCYIGVKGIGSSSQLRARHPLISSAASTDYLLHDVGATVAVLSGAYALVLLFESLTKRDVIPQRLSRKLVHILSGLLFALSWPIFSASTEARYFAAFVPLVNGLRLVVNGLSVSPNSTLIQSVTREGRPEELLKGPLFYVLALLVAAVFFWRDSPTGMTSLAMMCGGDGIADIMGRKYGSYKIPYNPRKSLAGSISMFIFGFFISIGLLYYYSSLGYLHMNWETTFTRVAIVSLVATLVESLPITDQIDDNVSVPLATILAAYLSFGY
- the LOC106335474 gene encoding uncharacterized protein LOC106335474; the encoded protein is MVSEAWYRNLWRFPKKQHDHHQSHKEKAVVLGVLAFEVASLLSKLLHLWHSLSDKNVTRLRDEITRSTGIKKLVSEDDDDFVVRLIRDETMESVESVARAVARLARRCSDPKLKSFESCFFSSGGDDPYGWQFGWKKMDRKVKKMERFISVNASLYQETEILADLEQTVKRMTMSSESAATDSVLEYKKKVTWKKHEVKVLRDASLWNRTYDYTVLLLVRSVFTVLNRTKHVFGVSYRAVEEGSDDVDSDFIGRSQSVSTVLAHLMSHQSESVGPPRFASGPLGRFTGPVPARSAKMSDFLSDTLGTQSPVSGPLVAEKNKRFKFYSGPLGKITSKSGPLIGMGKHNKKMDQTPERPSVSSEKKQMKPNRLTQVGPFKGCMVSQDGITPLSTRTTRNGARNHIPNSVHVESRPPKLSDAAPNTLGAACLALHYANVIIVIERFVASPHLIGDDARDDLYNMLPASVRASLRERLKPYSKSLSSATVYDPGLAKEWTEAMAGILEWLGPLAHNMIKWQSERSYEHQSLVSRTHIVLAQTLSFANQQKTEAIITELLVGLNYVWRFGRELNAKALQECASDSITLEKCMDTDNY
- the LOC106335475 gene encoding uncharacterized protein HI_0077, whose protein sequence is MDSETLIESAIRVLNTANPYEKARLGDSIAVKWLQGAISEPYDPTVDLPVMDRPARLTNVKLVSPSLMPKLGKAGSLQSRQAIVHSLVHIESWAVDLSWDIIARFGKQEKMPREFFTDFVRVAQDEGRHFTLLAARLEEIGSRYGAFPAHDGLWDSATATSHDLLARLAIEHCVHEARGLDVLPTTISRFRNGGDNETADLLERVVYPEEITHCAAGVKWFKYLCALSKNPEVTVNSVEADDILEEIIQKFHSVVREHFRGPLKPPFNAEARKAAGFGPQWYEPLAVKESNA